From the Nodularia sphaerocarpa UHCC 0038 genome, the window AAATTCACCTTTACACCCCTGAAGCGGCGAAATTCTTGCCTGAGCAGGTTTTGTTTGCGTTTGAACTCTGTAGTCGAAACAGAATGCCACTGAAAAGGGGTATGGGGCTTGGGTGTGAAGTTAGAAATGGTCAAGTTAAAGTTTAAAGGTTTTCTACCTCTGCCCCGACACTCTTGTTGTAGCCAACTGACAGTTTCGGCAATGCCCACAACATCTGTATCGGTTTCGCCAGGCAAGCCAATCATGAAATATAACTTGATTTTATCCCAGCCTTGTTCCCAGGCGGTCTTCACACCTCTGAGTAATTCTTCATTCGTTAAGCCCTTATTTACAATGTCCCGCATTCTTTGCGTACCTGCTTCCGGCGCAAAAGTCAATCCCCCCTGCCTTGTTCCACCCAGAATATTGGCAATATTTTCATCAAATCTATCCACCCGTTGACTGGGAAGAGTCAGGGAAATATTTTCGTTTTTTAACCGATTTTTGATTTCCATCCCTACGGCTGGTAAGGACAAATAATCAGAACAACTCAGGGATAACAAGGAAAACTCATTGTAACCAGTTGCTTGCATTCCGGCTTCAATTGCTGCTACCACCTGCTCAGGTTCCACATCCCTGGCTGGACGAGTCAGCATTCCTGGTTGACAAAAACGACAACCACGAGTACAACCCCGGCGAATTTCCATCGTCAGGCGGTCATGGACTGTCTCGACATAAGGAACTAAGCCTATAGAATAAGCGGGGATGGGGGTTGCTACCCGGCGCAGAATCCGTTTAGGCACATCTGGGCGGACAGGTTGAACTGAGCCATCGGTGGCCATATCGTAAAACTGAGGGACATATACCCCTGGAATCTGTGCCAAATCCAGGAGCAAATTTTCTCGGTTGAGTTTGGCTTTTTTGCCTTCTTCCAAGACTAGACCAATTTCTGGGAGTAATTCTTCCCCATCTCCGAGGGCGAAAAAGTCAAAGAAATCGGCATAAGGTTCAGGATTTGATGTTGCTGTCTGACCCCCGGCAAAAATTAACGGGTAGTTCCCATCGGCTCTTTCTGCCCAGGTGAGGGGAATTCCCGCCAAATCCAACATTTCCAGGATATTAGTGGCTCCCAGTTCGTAACTGAGACTAAAACCCAAAATGTCAAATTCCTGGAGCGATCGCTTTGATTCTACGGCAAACAACGGTGTCTTAGTAGTTCGCAGTTTAGCCGCCAGGTCAGCACCTGGTAGATAAGAGCGATCGCACAATTGCTGAGGCTGGGCATTCAAAATGTTATAGAGAATGATATGCCCTAAGTTGGAAGATCCGACTTCATACACTTCTGGGTAGGTTAACGCCCAGCGTATCGTTGCCGTATTCCAAGGTTTATGTACTGCTAGGCGTTCGTTACCCAGGTAACGCGCGGGCTTTAAAATATCCGGTGTGATTAATTTTTCAACTGCAACAGCCACTATGCTATCTTCTAGCTACCTTAATTACAGCTTATCCACTCTAACTTAGCATTGATTTAGGCTTTTCAGTGGAATTGGTCGCTGCAAATTACAACTCCTTTACACAAATTTACTTTTCGCCTGTTGATGCACATTATCTGCTATAGCACAACTTGAATTTTTATTTAAAATCTAAAATTGTATTACAGCCTCATCTAATTAGAATTATTGAATCTTCAATCAGAGATTTCTGGGAACATAAACTGTTTTTTCTGAGCTTGATCGAACTTTTCCGGTGTCTTTGCTAAATCTTTATGACTTTCATGGGTCTGTTTAAAGATTGTCATAAATACAGGATAAAATGTATTCATATATACTTTTTTTCCAACCCAGTTCTCAAACAATCTACATAGACCGCCATTGAGCCGAGAAATCAGCCGTAACTTTGCTGACAAAGCCTACTAAGTCCATAATTACAGCTAATTTAGCCAATTCGCAGTTGTAGATTCAAAAACTTTTCTTCATCCTGGCTAGGGTTGCATACCAAAGTTAATCACAAATTATTTATCCAATTCTTTAGTGATATAGATCACACAAATACAGGAACTTAGATCACATTTTATACCAATCAATATCTTGGATAATCATGATCATATATAATTGGTTTATTAGTTATGAGAACTAAGTACGTTATTCGTCAATTGGTAGAAAAAGCGCTCGACATTAAAAAATTAACACCCGAAATCGAAAATGAAATCAATTCGGAACTGACTCAATTGGGACACATTTCTGATGTTGACTATGAAGCTTTAGAATTATTAATGGCAGAAATGGATGCTGGTCGAATTAAGTTAGTACCTAGTTGGGGATATTAATCCTGATTTTGGCACTGAAATTTAATTGTGATAAAAAACCTAATTTTGACCATAAATAGCCAAATTAAGCCTTAAATATAGATTAAGAGCAGTGCTGATAGCCGCCCCGATCTGATTGCTGGTATTTTTTAGTTAACTTTATTATTTATCTCACCAGTGTGGCGTAAACTGTGCTAATGAGCATCCACAATTTGCATTAGTAGTAAACCGCCATGCAGCCCGCTAAACGTTTAGAAAAAATTCCTCCCTATTTGTTTGCTGAAATTAACCGCAAGCGGGAACAACTTCTGGCGCAGGGAGTTGATATCATTAATCTGGCACTGGGCGATCCAGATAAACAGACTCCGGCTCATATTCTTCAGGCTATGCATCAAGCAGTTGATGATGCTTCCACCCATAATTACCCACCTTATCAGGGGACGACAGAATTTCGGCAAGCGGCGGTTAATTGGATGGAACGTCGGTTTGGAGTGACAGGGTTAAATCCAGAGACAGAGGTTATCTCTTCCATTGGTTCCAAAGAAGCAATACACAACACATTCTTAGCTTTTGTAGAAGCGGGAGACTATACTCTCATCCCAGATCCTGGTTATCCTGTGTATCAGACTGCCACAATTTTCGCTGGTGGTGAACCTTATACTATGCCTTTGAAGGCAGAAAATAATTTTTTACCTGACTTAAATACGATTCCTGAAGAAATCGCTCGTAAGGCCAAATTATTGTGGATTAATTATCCCAATAATCCCACTGGAGCCTTAGCTAGTTTAGAATTTTTTGAGGAATTGGTAGCTTTTTGCAAGCAGTATAATATTTTGCTCTGCCATGATCATGCTTACGCAGAAATGGCTTATGATGGCTATAAACCACCGAGTGTCTTGCAAGTTCGGGGTGCAAAAGATATAGCCATTGAGTTTCACAGTTTGTCTAAGTCGTATAATATGACAGGCTGGCGCATTGGCTTTGTAGTTGGTAACGCCATTGGTATTCAAGCTTTGAGACAGGTAAAAAGCAACGTCGATTCTGGAGTATTTAAGGCGATTCAAAAAGCAGCGATCGCCGCTTATTCTACCAGTGAAGCAGAACTTCAAGCATTAATGTCAGTTTACCAAAAGCGTCGTGACATCATCGTGGAAGGATTACAATCTCTGGGCTGGCCAATTGAACCTCCCAAAGCGACACTTTACGTCTGGGTACCTGTACCACCCAAATATTCCTCAACAGAATTTGTCTCCCTATTACTTGACAAATGTGGCATTATGGTTCCTCCAGGGAATGGTTATGGTGCAGCCGGCGAAGGCTTTTTCCGAATTGCACTCACCATTCCCGAACAGCGAATGCATGAAGCCATTCAACGCCTCCG encodes:
- a CDS encoding TIGR03960 family B12-binding radical SAM protein, with the protein product MAVAVEKLITPDILKPARYLGNERLAVHKPWNTATIRWALTYPEVYEVGSSNLGHIILYNILNAQPQQLCDRSYLPGADLAAKLRTTKTPLFAVESKRSLQEFDILGFSLSYELGATNILEMLDLAGIPLTWAERADGNYPLIFAGGQTATSNPEPYADFFDFFALGDGEELLPEIGLVLEEGKKAKLNRENLLLDLAQIPGVYVPQFYDMATDGSVQPVRPDVPKRILRRVATPIPAYSIGLVPYVETVHDRLTMEIRRGCTRGCRFCQPGMLTRPARDVEPEQVVAAIEAGMQATGYNEFSLLSLSCSDYLSLPAVGMEIKNRLKNENISLTLPSQRVDRFDENIANILGGTRQGGLTFAPEAGTQRMRDIVNKGLTNEELLRGVKTAWEQGWDKIKLYFMIGLPGETDTDVVGIAETVSWLQQECRGRGRKPLNFNLTISNFTPKPHTPFQWHSVSTTEFKRKQNLLRQEFRRFRGVKVNFTDVRISAMEDFVGRGDRSLGKVVRRAWELGAGMDSWYENLDAAFGAWETAIAEAGLDWKYRLIEQGEWNLFDVQQSEVSLSSPQTTDHSLNLPLPWDHIDTGIDKKWLQEDLKLALEAAIVPDCSFEGCSHCGVCGTDFGHNIVIPPPAIPEFTGNFVPNTTRALRVRVWFGKQGTMALVSHLDLMRLFDRVIRRAGLPIAFTGGFHPGPRIAIASALALGATSSGEVVDFELTQLVEVETFRQKLLQELPTDIPVYNVATIDLKAPAANQVIEAADYCITVAALTSVTPAQWQLWIDEIKTRDELWWEKTSKSGKTQLVNLRERLFELDLVESKTSVAESTVVLHYLGSCRHDGVILRPEQILSMLEIVAGVEFQLLHIHRNQLLLGV
- a CDS encoding pyridoxal phosphate-dependent aminotransferase, whose translation is MQPAKRLEKIPPYLFAEINRKREQLLAQGVDIINLALGDPDKQTPAHILQAMHQAVDDASTHNYPPYQGTTEFRQAAVNWMERRFGVTGLNPETEVISSIGSKEAIHNTFLAFVEAGDYTLIPDPGYPVYQTATIFAGGEPYTMPLKAENNFLPDLNTIPEEIARKAKLLWINYPNNPTGALASLEFFEELVAFCKQYNILLCHDHAYAEMAYDGYKPPSVLQVRGAKDIAIEFHSLSKSYNMTGWRIGFVVGNAIGIQALRQVKSNVDSGVFKAIQKAAIAAYSTSEAELQALMSVYQKRRDIIVEGLQSLGWPIEPPKATLYVWVPVPPKYSSTEFVSLLLDKCGIMVPPGNGYGAAGEGFFRIALTIPEQRMHEAIQRLRDAGIRYV